The following proteins are encoded in a genomic region of Terriglobales bacterium:
- a CDS encoding site-specific DNA-methyltransferase, whose protein sequence is MPSPPTMPKSKKSPSKRPIDRYEHKDKKRVNNPQVGLVTPETDPVVPTHATYDYIAPVPSVKPRKELDYDPHLDPQLVWAGKKEHSSFEVPTVSLHVHERIDPYTIIKAVRKRNGNGVPVQPSLFERPEEHRPLREEIDFYKHPHGWSNRLIAGDSLLVMNSLLQKEGMAGQVQMVYIDPPYGIKYGSNFQPFVNKRDVKDGKDEDLTQEPEMIRAFRDTWDLGIHSYLTYLRDRLLLARELLSPSGSVFVQISNENLHHVTELLDEIFGSNNACPIILMRKSGWAATSLLPQVHDFILWYSRDKERVKYNQLYVAKMYENMGEVSGAWIESDNGSKARPLSKEEREDPKLIPSGWRLFFHDNLTSEGSSSTSSGPFEFKGRSYWPGAGKRTDRHWKTPPPGLSRLVAANRLMAVGDSLRQKRYFQDFPFSPLSDHWDDTAVSGFSEPKVYVVQTNTKAVDRCVLMTTDPGDLVLDPTCGSGTTAYVAEEWGRRWITCDTSRVAITLAKQRFMTANFEYYELAHPEEGVSSGFRYKTVPHVTLKSIANNPEIREGMPREQIDVAVARYAEQETLYDQPLADRSRARVSGPFTVEAVPAATVRSLDEVENAQKPPADNSISRTGTTLRHTEWRDELLKTGLRGKSGNKIDFSRVEPLSGTRWLHADAETKGVKPERVVISFGPEFGPLIPQQVELAWQDARTLIPKPAIIVFAAFEFDPDAAKDIDELTKEKTGMTFLTAQMNADLLTEDLKKKRASNQSFWLVGRPDVDLRRIKNGDDKGKWEVEVNGFDYYNTRTGTIDSGDTSKIAMWLLDTDYDGRSLYPRQVFFPMAADDEGWAKLARNLKAEIDPDLIQQYRKTVSLPFEPGEYKRIGIKVIDDRGIESLKIVEVK, encoded by the coding sequence GTGCCTTCGCCTCCCACGATGCCGAAATCGAAGAAGAGCCCATCCAAGCGCCCCATTGACCGGTACGAGCATAAGGACAAGAAGCGCGTCAACAACCCGCAAGTAGGGCTGGTTACTCCTGAGACCGATCCGGTTGTGCCCACGCACGCGACTTATGACTACATCGCTCCTGTTCCATCGGTGAAGCCGCGGAAGGAATTGGACTACGATCCGCATCTCGATCCGCAACTGGTGTGGGCGGGCAAGAAGGAGCACAGTTCGTTCGAGGTGCCGACGGTCTCGCTGCACGTCCACGAGCGCATCGATCCCTACACCATCATCAAGGCGGTGAGAAAGAGGAACGGCAACGGAGTGCCAGTGCAGCCGTCGCTGTTCGAGCGTCCGGAGGAGCACCGCCCGCTGCGCGAAGAGATCGACTTCTACAAGCATCCGCACGGCTGGTCCAACCGCCTCATCGCCGGCGACTCCCTGCTGGTGATGAACTCGCTACTGCAAAAGGAAGGCATGGCCGGCCAGGTGCAGATGGTCTACATCGACCCGCCGTATGGAATTAAGTACGGATCGAACTTTCAGCCGTTTGTGAATAAGCGCGACGTCAAAGACGGAAAGGACGAAGACCTGACACAGGAGCCCGAGATGATTCGCGCATTTCGGGATACATGGGACTTAGGCATTCACTCCTATCTGACATACCTTCGTGATCGGCTCCTGTTGGCACGCGAGTTGTTGAGTCCGAGTGGCAGCGTGTTTGTACAGATAAGCAATGAGAACCTGCATCACGTAACAGAATTACTTGACGAAATATTTGGCTCCAACAATGCGTGCCCAATCATTCTTATGAGAAAGTCAGGCTGGGCAGCAACATCTCTGCTTCCGCAAGTCCACGATTTCATACTCTGGTATTCGAGAGACAAAGAGCGCGTTAAATACAATCAGCTTTACGTAGCCAAGATGTACGAAAACATGGGAGAGGTTTCGGGTGCTTGGATCGAGAGCGATAACGGAAGTAAAGCACGGCCATTGTCGAAAGAAGAACGAGAAGACCCCAAACTGATTCCTTCCGGCTGGCGCCTCTTCTTCCACGATAATTTGACTTCTGAGGGCAGCAGTTCCACTAGCTCTGGGCCCTTCGAGTTCAAGGGCCGCAGTTATTGGCCCGGCGCTGGGAAACGTACAGATCGACACTGGAAAACACCTCCCCCTGGCTTGAGTCGGCTGGTCGCCGCGAATCGATTGATGGCGGTGGGAGATAGTTTGCGGCAAAAGCGCTATTTCCAAGACTTTCCGTTCTCGCCCTTAAGCGACCATTGGGATGATACTGCCGTTAGCGGCTTCTCAGAGCCAAAGGTATACGTCGTACAGACGAATACCAAAGCTGTGGACCGGTGTGTTCTTATGACGACCGATCCCGGCGATCTCGTTCTCGACCCTACCTGCGGTTCCGGCACGACCGCCTACGTTGCGGAAGAGTGGGGTCGCCGCTGGATTACTTGTGATACATCGCGCGTAGCGATCACACTGGCCAAACAGCGGTTTATGACGGCCAATTTCGAGTACTACGAGCTTGCGCATCCGGAAGAAGGGGTGAGCAGCGGGTTCAGGTACAAGACCGTTCCACACGTTACTCTCAAGTCGATTGCAAATAATCCGGAAATTCGCGAAGGCATGCCGCGCGAGCAGATCGATGTTGCTGTCGCTCGCTACGCGGAGCAAGAGACCCTCTATGATCAGCCTCTTGCGGATAGGAGCCGAGCACGCGTATCGGGTCCGTTCACCGTCGAGGCCGTTCCGGCTGCTACCGTCCGTTCTCTGGATGAAGTTGAAAACGCACAGAAGCCGCCTGCCGACAACTCCATTTCCCGAACTGGGACCACCCTCCGTCACACCGAGTGGCGCGATGAGCTGCTGAAGACCGGGTTGCGTGGCAAGAGCGGCAACAAGATCGACTTCTCCCGCGTCGAGCCGCTGTCGGGCACGCGATGGTTGCACGCCGACGCCGAAACCAAAGGCGTGAAGCCGGAGCGCGTCGTGATCTCCTTCGGTCCGGAGTTCGGTCCCCTCATCCCGCAACAGGTTGAGCTTGCTTGGCAAGATGCGCGGACGCTAATCCCCAAACCGGCGATCATCGTCTTTGCCGCCTTCGAGTTCGATCCGGACGCCGCCAAGGACATCGACGAGCTCACCAAAGAAAAAACCGGCATGACCTTCCTGACGGCGCAGATGAACGCTGACCTGCTCACCGAAGACCTGAAGAAGAAGCGCGCCAGCAACCAGAGTTTCTGGCTGGTGGGCCGTCCCGACGTCGATCTGCGGCGCATTAAAAACGGCGACGACAAGGGCAAGTGGGAAGTCGAGGTCAACGGCTTCGACTACTACAACACCCGCACTGGAACTATCGATTCCGGCGACACCTCCAAGATCGCTATGTGGCTGCTCGACACCGACTACGACGGACGTAGCCTCTATCCGCGCCAAGTGTTCTTTCCCATGGCAGCCGACGACGAAGGCTGGGCCAAACTCGCACGCAATTTGAAAGCCGAGATTGATCCCGATTTGATCCAGCAATATCGCAAGACTGTGTCGCTACCATTCGAACCGGGTGAGTACAAGCGAATCGGGATCAAAGTCATAGATGACCGCGGTATCGAGAGCCTCAAGATCGTCGAGGTCAAGTAA
- a CDS encoding VOC family protein, protein MAPVAVRSAAQITGIAPQFLVDDLDRAIAYYCDRLGFELDFKYQSFYAGVKRDGFAIHLKHAAKLAADRAHRKQNEHLDAYISVSGIRGLFSEFEMRGAEVIKSLEQRPWACLDFYVADPDGYILCFSEPTT, encoded by the coding sequence ATGGCTCCAGTAGCAGTTCGTAGTGCTGCGCAGATTACCGGGATCGCTCCGCAGTTTCTGGTCGACGATCTGGATCGAGCGATTGCGTACTATTGTGACCGGCTCGGCTTTGAGCTCGATTTCAAGTATCAGTCGTTCTATGCGGGCGTCAAACGGGACGGATTCGCGATCCACCTTAAGCATGCGGCGAAACTGGCCGCTGACCGAGCGCACCGGAAACAGAACGAACATCTGGACGCGTACATTTCCGTGTCCGGGATCCGAGGCTTGTTCAGCGAGTTCGAAATGCGTGGGGCGGAAGTGATCAAATCCCTCGAACAAAGACCCTGGGCATGCCTGGATTTTTACGTCGCGGACCCTGACGGCTACATCCTCTGTTTCAGTGAACCGACGACGTAG
- a CDS encoding helix-turn-helix domain-containing protein has translation MARKIQVFDDLMEGFREAIALKKGRKTGLRITEIPRVKPMKPREIKGIRLALGASQSVFAHVLNVSPKVVQSWEQGVRRPTSAALKLLSIARSNPQILLQP, from the coding sequence ATGGCCAGGAAAATCCAGGTTTTCGACGACTTAATGGAAGGGTTTCGCGAAGCCATTGCTCTGAAGAAGGGTCGGAAAACAGGCTTGCGAATCACCGAGATTCCCCGCGTCAAGCCCATGAAGCCGAGAGAAATCAAAGGAATCAGGCTCGCCCTTGGGGCAAGCCAGTCGGTGTTTGCTCACGTCCTGAATGTCAGTCCCAAAGTAGTTCAGAGCTGGGAACAGGGCGTGCGCCGTCCCACAAGCGCAGCGCTGAAGCTTCTTAGCATCGCGCGAAGCAACCCACAGATCCTGTTGCAGCCATAA
- a CDS encoding ABC transporter permease produces MQELRYALRQMRKSPGFAAIAIVTLALGIGASTTMFAVLNAVLLRPIPFADPARLVRIFSTQSGAVLGPSPIDLRDFAAQNHTFEKMAVYDVWRKNVSFTSGSTEPEQMRVGLVPGEYFEVLGIKPLMGRLFEDEENRWGKNFVAIISYSFWQTRFHGDRAVLGRTIRINDEPYSIVGVTPGEIPDFWVGTPQGKTELWTPFVPYVNGNYSVWAESSRGDRGWGAIGRLKRGVTIQQADADLARIAGSLAAQHPVDREVGVTLQPLQEDQVRNLRPVLHLLMGAVVLILLIACSNVANLLLARNSGRTREIAVRTALGGQRSELIWQFTIENLTLGLLGGAAGCALAWWGCATVARVHPPQLPQLAAVTVDYRVLAFAFLTSVVSSLIFGTVPALTNLKISPAEAFKEGGRSNTASQSRKHLGRVFVASEIAFAVMLVIGTGLLIQSLIRLQNQNTGFRPDHLLRTHLFLPPMRYPTTASITRFCDEYASRVRQLPGVLGATIAAASPPDDQWKQNFTIDGRPVSGLEDTPVAARNATDSHYLHTLGIPLIQGRNFSDLDTETSSRVALVNQAFVIKYFPTEDPIGKQLRISGAQQVRPGNSPDEVFTIVGVIGNTTNRGPALPPMPHFTTLFRQTPDLNVGFKNLIVRTALDPLQLSASIRHQLHSLDPNLPFAEVATMDQLIAQQTADRRYTTGLLALFAVFGLALAGIGVYGVVSYIVAQRTSEIGVRMALGAQRVHVLRLVIQQGIGMASIGAAVGLLGAWAFRRAVAQLVFGISPADPLTFFAAAALIVGLAAVACLVPALRAMKVDPMVSLRHE; encoded by the coding sequence ATGCAGGAGCTACGCTATGCGCTGCGCCAGATGCGCAAGAGCCCGGGATTTGCGGCGATCGCCATCGTTACGCTTGCGTTGGGGATCGGCGCAAGCACAACCATGTTCGCGGTGCTGAACGCAGTATTGCTCCGGCCCATTCCATTTGCTGATCCAGCCCGCCTGGTAAGAATCTTTTCCACGCAGAGTGGCGCCGTTCTCGGTCCGTCGCCGATAGATCTGCGCGACTTTGCTGCCCAAAATCACACATTTGAAAAGATGGCAGTTTACGATGTGTGGAGAAAGAACGTCAGCTTCACTAGTGGGTCGACGGAACCTGAACAGATGCGCGTCGGACTGGTTCCCGGGGAGTATTTCGAAGTCCTTGGCATCAAGCCTCTGATGGGCCGGCTTTTTGAAGATGAAGAGAACCGTTGGGGGAAAAACTTCGTAGCCATTATCAGTTACAGCTTCTGGCAGACGCGTTTTCACGGGGATCGCGCGGTCCTTGGCAGAACGATCCGAATCAACGACGAGCCTTATAGCATTGTTGGGGTGACGCCAGGTGAAATTCCCGATTTCTGGGTTGGGACACCGCAGGGCAAAACCGAGCTCTGGACGCCGTTCGTACCGTACGTGAATGGCAACTATTCGGTTTGGGCGGAAAGCTCGCGAGGGGACCGTGGCTGGGGCGCCATCGGCCGTCTGAAACGTGGCGTAACGATTCAGCAGGCTGACGCAGATCTTGCGCGCATCGCAGGCAGTTTGGCGGCGCAACATCCGGTGGACCGCGAAGTAGGAGTGACGCTACAGCCCTTGCAGGAAGACCAGGTCAGGAATTTGCGTCCGGTTCTGCATCTTCTCATGGGAGCGGTTGTTCTCATCCTTCTTATTGCATGCTCGAACGTTGCCAATCTGCTGCTGGCACGGAATTCTGGACGGACCCGCGAAATCGCTGTGCGCACCGCCTTGGGCGGACAGAGATCGGAGCTGATTTGGCAATTCACAATCGAGAATCTAACTCTCGGATTGCTTGGTGGAGCGGCCGGCTGCGCTCTTGCGTGGTGGGGTTGCGCTACCGTGGCCAGAGTTCATCCCCCGCAATTGCCACAGCTCGCTGCGGTAACTGTTGATTATCGCGTGCTCGCGTTCGCATTTCTCACATCCGTAGTCAGCAGCCTTATTTTCGGCACCGTGCCCGCGCTGACCAATTTGAAAATCAGTCCAGCGGAAGCATTTAAGGAAGGTGGCCGTAGCAATACCGCCAGCCAGAGCCGAAAACACTTGGGGCGCGTGTTCGTAGCGAGCGAGATCGCATTTGCAGTAATGCTCGTGATCGGAACTGGTTTGCTGATACAGAGCCTGATTCGATTACAAAACCAGAACACCGGGTTTCGTCCAGATCATCTGTTGAGAACGCATCTGTTCCTCCCACCTATGCGTTATCCCACTACCGCCAGCATTACGCGCTTTTGTGACGAATACGCATCGCGCGTGCGGCAGCTGCCCGGAGTGCTCGGCGCGACAATAGCCGCGGCGAGCCCGCCGGATGATCAATGGAAGCAAAACTTCACTATAGACGGCCGTCCGGTTTCGGGGCTTGAGGACACACCGGTTGCTGCCCGAAACGCGACCGATTCTCATTATCTGCACACGCTCGGAATTCCGCTGATCCAAGGCCGAAATTTCTCAGATTTGGATACTGAGACCAGTTCGCGTGTCGCTTTAGTGAATCAGGCGTTCGTGATCAAGTATTTTCCGACTGAAGACCCCATAGGCAAGCAGCTCCGCATCAGCGGGGCACAACAGGTGAGGCCCGGAAACTCCCCCGACGAGGTTTTCACAATCGTGGGTGTAATCGGAAACACGACGAACCGAGGTCCGGCGCTTCCGCCGATGCCGCATTTCACCACGCTATTTCGGCAGACACCCGATTTGAATGTCGGGTTCAAAAATTTGATCGTCCGCACTGCGCTGGACCCGTTGCAACTTTCCGCGTCCATTCGCCACCAGCTTCATTCGCTCGATCCCAACCTGCCGTTCGCAGAAGTTGCAACGATGGACCAACTGATCGCGCAGCAAACGGCAGATCGTCGATACACCACCGGGTTGCTGGCGCTGTTCGCAGTTTTCGGATTGGCGCTGGCGGGAATCGGAGTGTACGGAGTTGTTTCGTACATCGTTGCCCAGCGTACGAGTGAAATTGGGGTACGCATGGCGCTAGGCGCACAACGCGTGCATGTCCTGAGACTGGTTATTCAGCAGGGAATCGGCATGGCAAGCATTGGGGCGGCTGTGGGACTTCTAGGCGCGTGGGCTTTCCGAAGAGCTGTGGCGCAACTTGTGTTCGGCATTTCACCTGCGGACCCGCTGACATTTTTTGCAGCGGCGGCATTGATTGTCGGCCTGGCAGCTGTGGCATGTCTGGTTCCAGCGCTAAGGGCGATGAAAGTCGATCCCATGGTGAGCCTGCGACACGAGTAA
- a CDS encoding BlaI/MecI/CopY family transcriptional regulator, whose product MEELRLSKAETRILEQYWKLGTASVREILESLPEDERVAYTTVQTLVYRLEEKGALKKVKKIGNAQLFAPALNQSQYRSRLVRDLLDLFGGSPRLLVSNLLENGSLTLRDLKALQGAARNDKNARSRGGKHA is encoded by the coding sequence ATGGAAGAGCTGCGTCTTTCAAAAGCCGAAACCCGCATTCTGGAGCAGTACTGGAAGCTGGGAACCGCATCGGTACGCGAGATTCTGGAAAGTCTGCCCGAGGACGAACGCGTGGCTTACACGACCGTGCAGACGCTCGTCTATAGGCTTGAGGAAAAGGGCGCATTGAAAAAGGTGAAGAAGATCGGCAACGCCCAACTCTTTGCGCCAGCCCTGAATCAGAGCCAATATCGAAGTAGACTCGTACGCGACTTGCTGGACCTGTTTGGCGGCTCGCCGCGTCTTCTCGTTTCCAATCTGCTAGAAAATGGCAGCCTTACCCTGCGCGACCTGAAGGCGCTGCAGGGTGCGGCCCGCAATGACAAGAATGCCCGCAGCCGCGGTGGCAAACATGCATGA
- a CDS encoding M56 family metallopeptidase, with amino-acid sequence MTRMPAAAVANMHEHIARSMYYFGVHLLYASIVGAVAWLLTSIRGANATTKYWIWVATASNFFVPVGAVIDKFLASQLTWARPLGAIGGPIWDMTEGPRAVELAVIWVTGGFAMLMRLMWRIRKERREDRGAARSSEGSVTSGFIADGIPVSFDTRYHGPSVGGILWPHIFLPWGIDRLLDQREFDAVLLHELAHARRRDNLIRLLYEVSLCVLWFHPLLWLAGARMALYRELSCDESVIARAQGQALVSALAKLAAPEPSLFLQATATSHLSDRLAQLAARPYAAHRPTSLILASLFAAVLAAGIFQTIAHTACCFFLKR; translated from the coding sequence ATGACAAGAATGCCCGCAGCCGCGGTGGCAAACATGCATGAGCATATTGCGCGTTCGATGTATTACTTCGGTGTCCACCTTCTGTATGCGTCAATTGTGGGCGCCGTAGCGTGGTTGCTTACATCCATCCGGGGCGCAAACGCCACCACGAAATACTGGATATGGGTCGCGACCGCATCCAATTTCTTTGTACCGGTAGGCGCAGTAATCGATAAGTTTTTGGCGTCGCAATTGACGTGGGCTAGACCGCTCGGTGCTATTGGCGGGCCGATATGGGATATGACTGAAGGCCCCAGGGCGGTTGAGCTTGCTGTGATATGGGTAACGGGCGGCTTCGCCATGTTAATGCGATTGATGTGGCGTATACGCAAAGAGCGTCGCGAAGACCGAGGTGCGGCCCGCTCGAGCGAAGGGAGCGTGACCTCCGGTTTCATAGCCGATGGCATCCCCGTGAGCTTCGACACCAGATATCACGGGCCCTCTGTCGGCGGTATCCTCTGGCCACACATCTTCCTTCCTTGGGGGATCGATCGGCTACTCGATCAGCGAGAGTTCGATGCTGTCCTGCTTCATGAACTGGCTCATGCGAGACGGCGCGATAATCTAATCCGTCTGCTCTACGAAGTTTCGCTGTGCGTTCTGTGGTTCCATCCGCTGCTCTGGCTCGCCGGTGCACGGATGGCACTCTATCGCGAGCTCTCCTGCGATGAATCTGTCATCGCGCGTGCGCAAGGACAAGCACTGGTTTCAGCGCTCGCCAAACTTGCTGCGCCCGAGCCATCGCTCTTTCTGCAAGCAACAGCCACTTCTCATCTGAGCGATCGCTTGGCCCAGTTGGCGGCTCGGCCATATGCAGCCCACCGCCCAACGAGCCTGATACTGGCATCGCTATTTGCCGCCGTGCTCGCGGCCGGCATCTTCCAAACAATCGCACACACCGCCTGCTGCTTCTTCCTGAAGCGATAA
- a CDS encoding amidohydrolase family protein has protein sequence MLSAIRISLSQLLQLVAEERSTRIRQLALFSVLVLVALVSTAQLRGQSAAPVTLVKAARLLDPRTGKVLSPAAVLSEGDKIKQVGSPSQLSAPAGAQTIDLGSETLLPGLIDSHTHLFLGIIVPPELEQQRHSNGLFAPGLLLALIESPSKRVLMGAQSAREDLESGFTTVRNLGHSGIDGDTELRDAINARRVPGPRILAAGRKLITRGSYVQNLNPSLADAILQQEFLLIDGADEARRAVRRNAFQNVDVIKVTADENLTVAELTAVVEEAHREHLKVAVHAVDRVSIQTAIDARVDSIEHGNDVTDEQLKQMRDAGIFLDLTPTFNDFFYMKIAEPSIVISRGSRTDAVTSNARRKQSYDQLVERVLKSGVKFAAGSDMCWFYPGKSRGQASAATLVKLRDAGMPPLDVVRAITSNAAEMLGWQDRIGAIEPERFADLIAFAGDPVADIAELEHVVFVMKGGEVIKNDAARSR, from the coding sequence ATGTTGAGCGCAATCCGGATTTCTCTTTCGCAACTCTTGCAGTTAGTCGCAGAGGAGCGGTCAACTCGTATCAGACAGCTCGCGCTATTTTCCGTTTTAGTACTCGTGGCGTTGGTTTCAACGGCGCAATTGCGCGGCCAATCTGCAGCTCCCGTCACTCTGGTCAAAGCCGCCCGGCTGCTCGATCCGCGAACCGGCAAGGTGCTCTCGCCGGCCGCCGTTCTGAGCGAAGGAGACAAAATTAAGCAGGTTGGGTCGCCTTCGCAGCTCAGCGCTCCGGCCGGCGCCCAGACGATCGATCTCGGCAGCGAGACATTACTGCCAGGGTTGATTGACAGCCATACACACCTGTTTCTCGGCATCATTGTGCCGCCGGAACTGGAACAGCAGCGCCATTCGAACGGACTGTTCGCTCCGGGGTTGTTGCTCGCTCTCATTGAGTCACCAAGCAAGCGCGTGCTGATGGGCGCGCAATCAGCTCGCGAAGACTTGGAGAGCGGCTTCACCACAGTCCGCAATCTCGGACACTCCGGTATTGACGGCGACACCGAGCTGCGCGACGCGATCAATGCAAGGCGCGTTCCCGGTCCAAGGATCCTCGCCGCCGGACGCAAACTCATCACCAGAGGTTCGTACGTCCAAAATCTAAATCCCAGTCTGGCTGACGCAATCCTGCAGCAGGAATTTTTGCTGATTGATGGAGCAGACGAGGCGCGGCGGGCGGTGCGGCGGAACGCATTCCAAAACGTCGATGTGATCAAGGTCACGGCCGATGAGAACCTGACCGTTGCCGAACTTACAGCCGTCGTCGAAGAAGCACACCGGGAGCACCTCAAGGTTGCCGTTCATGCGGTAGACAGGGTCAGCATACAAACCGCCATCGATGCCCGGGTAGATTCCATTGAGCATGGCAATGATGTAACCGACGAGCAACTGAAGCAGATGCGCGACGCCGGCATTTTCCTCGACCTGACACCGACATTCAACGACTTCTTCTACATGAAAATTGCCGAGCCGAGCATAGTCATCTCGCGCGGTTCCCGCACTGACGCTGTTACTAGCAATGCACGCCGCAAACAGTCCTACGATCAGTTGGTCGAGCGAGTGCTGAAGTCAGGCGTGAAGTTTGCCGCTGGCTCGGACATGTGTTGGTTTTACCCGGGAAAGTCGCGCGGGCAAGCGAGCGCTGCGACCTTGGTCAAGCTGCGCGACGCAGGAATGCCGCCTCTTGACGTGGTTCGTGCCATCACCAGCAATGCAGCCGAAATGCTCGGCTGGCAGGACCGCATTGGGGCCATCGAACCAGAAAGATTTGCAGATCTGATCGCTTTTGCCGGAGACCCGGTCGCCGATATCGCCGAATTGGAACATGTCGTCTTTGTGATGAAAGGCGGCGAAGTTATCAAAAATGACGCTGCGCGGTCGCGGTAA
- a CDS encoding FAD-binding oxidoreductase, with amino-acid sequence MARLICMVANRRRFLKITSVSLIQTLFLPCHRFALAWSAERNQSAISYALAKLRQQFEGDIVLPSDPSYDVARRVESFNPTTDRRPQLVVRCANHDDVVRAVRFAREHELEASIRAGGFDVLGASTCEGGIVFELSRMKQVNVDLQRRTATVQAGVRAGELSAAAEPYGLAAALGCHPGIGVAGLTLGGGLGWLAGKHGAACDNLVDAKLVTADGNTLHVSADENPDLFWAVKGGGGNFGVVTSMTLRLHPVTQVFGGVAAYRGDIAAFLRFYRDFMKQAPDGLTVELSIRVLGKPTVLATACWSGDPTDGNRVLRPLREFGPLADAMGIVPYSHLIDRPGPEFGRRLFSETAAPPPSAKRRCFDYWRGGSWEQLSDAGADAMANTVLNAPFGWSIGIGHYIHGEVSRAGEAESPLPRRTGQATYFFDMGWYEPSDAEAAMAWVDKCHADMKSHSSAGTYINYLSCDSPSAVRASYASSYARLASLKRKYDPYNFYHLNRNIRPT; translated from the coding sequence ATGGCGCGTCTGATCTGCATGGTTGCGAACCGCCGCAGGTTTCTGAAAATCACTTCTGTTTCTCTTATCCAAACGCTGTTTCTCCCCTGTCATCGTTTTGCTCTCGCATGGTCGGCGGAGCGGAATCAATCGGCGATTTCTTATGCGCTGGCGAAGCTCCGTCAGCAATTTGAGGGCGATATCGTCCTACCGTCTGATCCGAGTTACGACGTCGCGCGAAGAGTGGAAAGCTTTAATCCAACGACCGATCGGCGCCCGCAGCTCGTAGTGCGCTGCGCGAATCATGATGACGTGGTCCGTGCCGTACGCTTCGCGCGGGAACATGAGCTGGAAGCCTCCATCCGGGCCGGCGGTTTTGACGTGCTTGGGGCTTCAACGTGCGAGGGGGGCATCGTCTTTGAACTATCTCGAATGAAGCAGGTCAACGTTGATCTTCAGCGCCGGACGGCGACAGTTCAGGCGGGAGTGCGCGCGGGGGAGTTGAGCGCCGCCGCAGAGCCCTACGGACTGGCTGCAGCCCTAGGGTGTCATCCGGGCATCGGCGTTGCCGGGCTGACACTCGGAGGTGGCCTGGGCTGGCTCGCCGGCAAACACGGGGCGGCCTGTGACAATCTGGTCGACGCGAAACTGGTTACTGCTGATGGCAACACTCTGCACGTCAGTGCAGACGAAAATCCGGATCTGTTTTGGGCGGTCAAGGGTGGCGGCGGAAATTTTGGAGTCGTGACTTCAATGACACTTAGGCTGCATCCTGTCACGCAAGTCTTTGGCGGGGTGGCAGCGTACCGGGGCGACATCGCGGCATTCCTTCGCTTTTACCGCGACTTCATGAAGCAGGCACCCGACGGACTCACGGTCGAGCTCAGCATTCGAGTGCTCGGTAAGCCGACGGTTTTGGCGACCGCATGCTGGAGCGGCGATCCTACGGACGGCAACCGCGTGCTGCGCCCGCTTCGCGAATTCGGGCCGCTAGCGGACGCGATGGGAATTGTCCCCTATAGTCATCTCATCGACCGCCCAGGGCCGGAGTTCGGCCGCCGATTGTTTTCTGAGACTGCGGCGCCTCCACCTTCGGCCAAGCGTCGTTGTTTCGACTACTGGAGAGGAGGTTCATGGGAGCAACTGAGCGATGCCGGCGCCGACGCGATGGCGAACACCGTGCTGAATGCGCCATTTGGATGGTCCATTGGCATCGGTCATTACATCCACGGCGAAGTCAGTCGGGCGGGGGAAGCGGAGAGCCCATTGCCGCGGAGAACGGGCCAAGCTACGTATTTCTTCGATATGGGCTGGTATGAGCCGTCAGACGCCGAAGCCGCCATGGCGTGGGTGGACAAGTGCCACGCCGACATGAAGTCTCATTCCAGCGCAGGAACCTACATCAATTACCTCAGCTGTGACAGTCCATCCGCCGTTCGCGCATCTTATGCCTCGTCATATGCGAGGCTCGCGTCATTGAAGAGAAAGTACGACCCATACAACTTCTATCATCTAAACCGAAATATCCGTCCCACTTAG